AATCATACTTGAAATGTTGAATATTGGCAGGTAAACAGCAAGTATTACAGCTCCAATAATGATTCCAAGTATTGAAAGCAAAAGAGGTTGCAAAAGAGTAGTCAGCTTAAAAAGCTGATTTTCCATCTCCTTTTGCATAGCTGTTGTTATAGTTGTAAAGGTTTGAGGCAGTGCATCTGCACGCTCGCCAATATTTATTAATTTCAATTGCTGGTCGCTAAAAAAGTTAACTGAGTCAAAGGCATCAAAGATGCAATGACCATGCTGAATTTGAAGATGTATTTCCTTTAGTTTGTTTTTAAAAAATATATATTTGCAATTTGCCTCTATAGAGTGTAAAGCATCTAAGATATCTATATCTGATTCAAGCATAATATAAAGATTTTGTGAGAAATCTATTATGATATTCTTTTTTATGAATTTTCCAAGAATAGGAAAATTGAGTTTAATATGTTCCTTTTTTTCCTGTGAAAGCATTTTAAAAAAAAGTGTAGATATTGAAACAATAATGATAAAGAAAATGAAGATAAGTGAAAAATTGTTGCTTATTTCAAGAAGAAATTTAGTTATCCAGGGAAGGTTTTCCTCTGAACCTCTAAAAAAGTCTTCAAAATTTGGAAGTACGCTTGAAAAAATGAAGATGAGTAAAATTAAAATGAATGAACCTACAATAGCTGGATAAAATAGTGCGTGTTTTATTTTTTCATTGAGTGAAGTGATGAGGTTAAGGTTTTCAAAGGCTTTTTCCAAATTGCTAATTATATTTCCAGTTTTCTCTCCAGCATTGAGTAGGTTCAAATATGTGTCCCCAAAAAGCTCTCTATACTGATTAAATGAGTTATAGACGCCCTCACCATTGATAATTGATTTTTTTATAGTGGTAATTATATGT
The window above is part of the Fusobacterium sp. DD2 genome. Proteins encoded here:
- a CDS encoding type II secretion system F family protein, whose amino-acid sequence is MLKFYHFKVYNRHKTFEDSLPFSNAQMFFKYLKINNLKIISYKATHKKFILRKKELLIFTEYLLSLLKSGIEITLALEIIASQEKKAFSHIITTIKKSIINGEGVYNSFNQYRELFGDTYLNLLNAGEKTGNIISNLEKAFENLNLITSLNEKIKHALFYPAIVGSFILILLIFIFSSVLPNFEDFFRGSEENLPWITKFLLEISNNFSLIFIFFIIIVSISTLFFKMLSQEKKEHIKLNFPILGKFIKKNIIIDFSQNLYIMLESDIDILDALHSIEANCKYIFFKNKLKEIHLQIQHGHCIFDAFDSVNFFSDQQLKLINIGERADALPQTFTTITTAMQKEMENQLFKLTTLLQPLLLSILGIIIGAVILAVYLPIFNISSMIL